A single genomic interval of Flavihumibacter rivuli harbors:
- a CDS encoding type-X family DNA polymerase produces MANSTTIKSPNHNKELAAIFRKMADCYRYLGPGERFRAIAYETASRTISNMSEPIDTMMDDIKQLDELKGVGESIAEKINEYLHTGSIKTFDKLRKKVPLDLLELMDVEGIGPATVRTLHDTLKVENREALSRAVAEGKLEGLKGFAQKKIDNLKKVLKVSQEKARMPLATAERIGQVMLEELRRISGVHLAYLAGSLRRKKETVGDIDIILTADRREWKRIVKQFTSLPQVERVLASGETRASVVLKDGGVQVDIRIVHDYEYGAALLYFTGSKEHNIQLRTIAKNKGWKINEYGVFDSATNKRLAGETEEEIYQLLGLQYVPPEKRLGKDELVKL; encoded by the coding sequence ATGGCCAATTCAACAACCATAAAATCCCCCAACCACAACAAGGAGTTAGCAGCGATCTTCCGGAAAATGGCAGACTGTTACCGTTACCTTGGACCAGGTGAGCGCTTCCGTGCCATCGCTTATGAAACAGCCTCCCGTACCATCAGCAATATGTCAGAACCCATCGACACAATGATGGATGATATCAAGCAACTCGATGAGCTGAAGGGTGTGGGGGAAAGCATTGCGGAAAAGATCAACGAATACCTGCACACTGGCAGCATCAAGACCTTTGACAAACTAAGGAAGAAGGTCCCACTGGACCTGCTGGAACTAATGGATGTAGAAGGCATTGGTCCCGCAACAGTAAGGACGCTGCACGACACATTGAAAGTGGAGAACCGGGAGGCACTCTCCAGGGCCGTGGCTGAAGGGAAACTGGAAGGCCTTAAGGGCTTTGCCCAAAAGAAGATCGATAACCTGAAGAAGGTTTTGAAGGTCAGCCAGGAAAAAGCACGGATGCCCCTGGCAACAGCGGAACGGATAGGCCAGGTAATGCTGGAGGAATTGCGGCGTATCAGTGGGGTACATCTCGCCTACCTGGCAGGAAGTTTGAGAAGGAAGAAAGAAACGGTTGGGGATATTGATATCATCCTTACGGCAGATCGAAGGGAATGGAAACGGATCGTGAAACAATTCACCTCCCTGCCACAGGTAGAACGGGTGTTGGCCAGCGGGGAAACCCGGGCCAGCGTGGTATTGAAGGATGGCGGGGTTCAAGTGGATATCCGGATCGTGCATGATTATGAATACGGGGCAGCCCTGCTTTATTTCACCGGAAGCAAGGAACACAATATCCAATTGCGCACGATCGCGAAGAACAAGGGCTGGAAGATCAACGAATACGGTGTCTTCGATTCAGCCACCAATAAAAGACTGGCCGGTGAAACAGAGGAGGAAATTTACCAGCTTCTGGGACTGCAATATGTGCCACCTGAGAAACGGTTGGGGAAGGATGAGTTGGTGAAATTGTAG
- the ftsH gene encoding ATP-dependent zinc metalloprotease FtsH: MSNTPPTSPNGKDRSKKGLPGPARWYWFYILLLALILLPYLFGKGLGAKQLNWQEFEQSILPKHAVERIVVVNGQTAQVYIKPSFVNDPYFREVLKPRFGSGIRPGPHYELAIGTIDLFERKMADAQRNTADKEKIPITYETTRNWGIAIFEWILPLVIMLVLWRFLLGRMGTGDIGGGSSIFNFGKSTATLHEKEDKSTVTFDDVAGLEEAKTEVKEVVDFLKDPARYTRLGAKIPKGVIIVGPPGTGKTLLVKAVAGEAQVPFFSISGSEFVEMFVGVGASRVRDLFRRAKEKAPCIVFIDEIDAVGRSRGRNAFYTGANDERESTLNQLLTEMDGFSTNSGVIVLAATNRADMLDPALLRPGRFDRHIYLELPSQLERKAIFKVHMRPLVMAGDVDVDFLAAQTPGFSGADIANICNEAALIAARRKKDKIERVDFMDAIDRIIAGLERKSKILSPTEKTIIAYHEAGHAVTSWYLPHVDPLSKVSIIPRGKALGAAWYLPEERQLRTELELTEKLSATLGGRAAEQLVFGEVTSGALDDLEKVTKEAYKMVAYLGFNEKIGQVSFYDSTGTYESSLQKAYSEATGRLIDEEVRKLVDKAYQAALELLTEHRPQLEALAQFLLKKEVVYQEDLVGLLGKRPVAEAQVIEGPQSH; this comes from the coding sequence ATGAGCAATACTCCCCCAACCTCCCCAAATGGAAAAGACAGGTCGAAGAAAGGGCTGCCTGGCCCGGCCAGGTGGTATTGGTTCTATATCCTGCTCCTGGCATTGATCCTCCTGCCATACCTCTTTGGCAAGGGTTTAGGGGCTAAACAATTAAACTGGCAGGAATTCGAACAGTCCATCCTCCCCAAACATGCCGTAGAAAGGATCGTGGTGGTCAATGGCCAAACAGCACAGGTATACATTAAACCTTCATTCGTCAATGACCCTTATTTCCGCGAGGTGCTGAAGCCGAGGTTTGGCTCGGGTATCAGGCCCGGACCGCATTACGAGCTGGCCATTGGTACCATCGATTTGTTTGAACGGAAGATGGCCGATGCGCAACGCAATACCGCTGACAAAGAAAAAATCCCTATCACATACGAGACTACCCGTAATTGGGGCATTGCGATCTTCGAGTGGATATTACCGTTAGTCATCATGCTGGTGCTCTGGCGTTTCCTCCTGGGAAGGATGGGTACCGGTGATATCGGTGGGGGTTCTTCCATTTTCAATTTCGGGAAATCAACGGCCACCCTTCATGAGAAGGAGGACAAGAGTACCGTGACCTTTGATGATGTGGCAGGATTGGAGGAGGCTAAGACAGAAGTGAAAGAAGTAGTGGACTTTCTCAAGGACCCTGCACGTTATACCAGGCTTGGTGCCAAGATCCCCAAAGGTGTGATCATTGTTGGTCCACCGGGAACGGGTAAGACCCTACTCGTTAAAGCAGTTGCCGGCGAAGCACAGGTGCCTTTTTTTTCTATTAGTGGTTCCGAGTTTGTGGAAATGTTCGTAGGGGTGGGTGCTTCCAGGGTACGCGACCTTTTCCGCCGTGCCAAGGAGAAAGCGCCTTGTATTGTGTTCATTGATGAGATCGATGCGGTGGGCCGCTCAAGGGGAAGAAATGCTTTTTATACTGGTGCCAATGATGAGCGGGAGAGTACCCTGAACCAGTTGCTGACAGAGATGGATGGTTTCTCCACCAATAGCGGCGTCATTGTGCTGGCGGCCACCAACCGTGCTGATATGCTGGATCCAGCCCTGCTGCGTCCTGGTCGGTTCGACCGCCATATCTACCTGGAATTACCCAGCCAATTAGAGCGCAAGGCCATCTTCAAAGTCCATATGCGGCCGCTGGTGATGGCCGGGGATGTAGATGTGGACTTCCTGGCAGCACAAACACCGGGGTTCTCGGGGGCCGATATTGCCAATATCTGCAATGAGGCGGCATTGATTGCGGCTAGGAGGAAGAAGGATAAGATCGAAAGGGTTGATTTCATGGATGCCATCGATCGCATCATTGCGGGTTTGGAGCGGAAGAGCAAGATCCTCTCACCAACGGAGAAGACGATCATTGCCTATCATGAAGCAGGGCATGCGGTGACCAGTTGGTACCTACCGCATGTTGATCCGCTGTCGAAAGTATCCATTATACCGCGAGGCAAGGCCCTGGGGGCGGCCTGGTACCTGCCGGAAGAAAGGCAGCTGAGGACCGAACTGGAATTGACGGAAAAGCTTTCTGCAACACTGGGTGGCAGGGCTGCAGAACAGTTGGTGTTTGGGGAGGTTACTTCTGGCGCCCTCGATGACCTGGAGAAAGTGACCAAGGAAGCCTATAAGATGGTGGCCTACCTGGGCTTCAATGAAAAGATAGGGCAGGTAAGTTTTTATGATTCCACGGGTACGTATGAATCTTCCCTGCAAAAGGCCTACAGCGAAGCAACGGGAAGGTTGATCGATGAGGAAGTGCGCAAACTGGTGGACAAGGCTTACCAGGCAGCCCTGGAATTGTTAACGGAGCATCGCCCGCAATTGGAGGCATTGGCGCAATTTCTCTTGAAAAAGGAAGTGGTGTACCAGGAAGACCTGGTGGGGCTTTTGGGTAAACGACCTGTGGCAGAAGCGCAGGTAATAGAAGGGCCACAAAGTCACTAA